The genomic window CCAGGCTTCTGGGGAACCGTGATCCGCCACAACGTCGTGAACAACAACGGGCTGGACGGCCTGCACGTCGCCGGTTCCGGTGACCCCCGGGGGCCGGCACCCCTCATCCTCGCCAACGAGGGTCGCCGCAACGGGGCCCGCGCCGGCGAGGTCAACGCCATGTTCGGGCCGTCGGCGAACTACGCCGGCACCGACGGCGCCGACATGGGCGGCTGCAGTCGGATCGTGTGGTCGGGCAACCGCTTCGGCACGGTCAACGACCGGTGTGTCGCCGCCGGCGGCGTCGGTTGGGTCGGGGGGCCCGGGAAGTCCGCCTCCTCGGTGGCGGCGGGCGCGATGGGCTCCCTGGGACGCGGCAACGGACGCCCGGCTGAGCTCGGCTGAGGCCACGCCAGGCGTCACGTTGCTGAGGGCGCCGACGCGCTGCGCGCCCTCATAGATGACAAAAGCTCCTATTGCGTTAGCAGATCCGGATGCAGCCAGGAACGGCCGGGCGGAGGTGGCCGCACATAGCGCCGAGGGGAATGCATACGTCGTCAGCCGAGCGGTCTCCGCTGCGCCCGGCATCCGGCGTACTCCTGCGAGGTGAGCCCGGTAACGCTCGGCGCCGCAGCCGCTGACGAGCTCCGCCGACTCCGCGCGGGAACGCCCGTACCGCTCGCGCGTCTCCCTCCGCGTTCCGTGGTGTCTTCTCCCCGCGGACGTTTCGGCGCTTGCGGACCGCCCGAGAACCCGTGCGCCCGGTCGCCGTCAGGTACTGAGTCGAGTCGCCGAGCTGGCAGCGGCCGGAGCGCTCCGGATTCGATTCGTCGGCGGATAGCCGGTGACGGTCCCGTCGTCCGGATAGGGCGGCCTTCGGCACCAGTAGTCGGGGGACACCGGCTCACACCCAGGAGGCGCCCCTCATGCCCACCCCCCTACGGACCGCCAGGTACTCCACGAGGTCCCTCTTGGTCGCCCCGGCGCCCTCGAACAACGGCTGATCGAGGTTGGTGAGCTGGACGCCGTCCCGTCGTTCCGCGTCGCTCGGACCGCTCACCGGGGAAGAAGCTAGTGCCGCGTCAGGCAACGTTTGCGCGGATCGAAATTGCACGAAGTTTCTCATTGTCGGTGTGCCGGTTGCGCCACGCGATGTAGCGGCGGATCATCGAGTTCTGCTCCTCGTGGGAGCGGTGGTCGGTTCCGTCCAGGGCGAAGTAGCGCAGAGCCGTGAACTGGCACTCGATGCGGTTGAGGAACGACGCGTTGGTGGGCACGTAGGCCAGCTCGGCGTTGTTCGCCTCCGCCCACGTCCCGACCCGCTGGTCCTTCTTCGTAGACAGGTGGGGGCTGAAGTTGTCGAGGACGATGGCGATGCGCACATCAGGCGGATACAGCGATCGCAGGTAGCGGCAGAAGGCCAAGAAGGTGGTGCGATTCTTCTTAGCCTTGACGTGGCCGTACA from Acidimicrobiales bacterium includes these protein-coding regions:
- a CDS encoding transposase; protein product: MIKTFKQSNDPDYEAKKNRVLELYDIADGKAEPGPGDPAVIICMDEFGPLNLLPRPGKQWAPVASRKDKGSPASPRRRRRRATYKRTQGVRHLMAALDLRTDKMYGHVKAKKNRTTFLAFCRYLRSLYPPDVRIAIVLDNFSPHLSTKKDQRVGTWAEANNAELAYVPTNASFLNRIECQFTALRYFALDGTDHRSHEEQNSMIRRYIAWRNRHTDNEKLRAISIRANVA